Proteins co-encoded in one Quercus robur chromosome 8, dhQueRobu3.1, whole genome shotgun sequence genomic window:
- the LOC126697428 gene encoding uncharacterized protein LOC126697428 isoform X1, producing the protein MMSFQHKGFWMPSNAGCLTNGEMGYDNSSRIEQKRGHQWFMDATGPDLFQNKKQAVDAVNGRPESGGPHMAVFPWDNASGFQSVTGQFNDRLFGSEPLRTINLVDRNISSVDSGNMDIGIKGFENQYGKDPSVGLSMSHTIEDPSSCMGFGGIRKVRVNEVRDSDNCISESMGHSYSRADNGSISMGDTYNKNDENAISLGPKYNTGDENTISMGPTFSKVDNNFISIGFNKGNSSFITMGHNYSKTDDGILSMGQPFDKGDGNFISMGQSYEKGDSSVISLGTSYNKGHENFITMAPTYSKANESFMSISPSYDKRNDHIISMGPTYDKADANIVSMGPSYDKGDSSALSMGHNYNKGEGNTISFGGLRDETNPSGGIISTYDLLMSTQNPAQASHNPDQASQNQAQASQNPAQASEVSGQKDPVESNADPVVNEAPKANSKPDANCRNKEPKTAKKVPPNNFPSNVKSLLSTGMFDGVPVKYVSWSREKNLKGVIKGTGYLCSCDDCDKSKALNAYEFERHANCKTKHPNNHIYFENGKTIYAVVQELKNTPQEMLFDAIQNVTGSPINQKNFRIWKASYQAATRELQRIYGKDEVTLPS; encoded by the exons ATGATG TCTTTTCAGCACAAAGGCTTTTGGATGCCCAGTAATGCTGGGTGTCTAACGAATGGAGAGATGGGTTATGATAATTCATCTAGAATTGAACAGAAGCGTGGTCATCAGTGGTTTATGGATGCCACCGGACCGGATCTATTCCAAAACAAGAAGCAAGCAGTAGATGCTGTAAATGGAAGACCAGAGTCTGGAGGTCCACATATGGCTGTTTTTCCATGGGATAACGCTTCTGGCTTCCAGTCTGTTACAGGGCAATTCAATGACCGCCTCTTTGGATCTGAGCCTTTACGGACTATCAATCTGGTTGATAGGAATATTTCTTCTGTTGATAGTGGAAACATGGATATAGGAATAAAAGGTTTTGAGAATCAGTATGGAAAAGATCCTTCAGTGGGTTTATCTATGTCACATACCATTGAAGATCCCTCATCGTGTATGGGCTTTGGTGGAATTAGAAAAGTTAGAGTCAATGAAGTTAGGGACTCTGACAATTGCATCTCTGAATCCATGGGACACTCCTACAGTAGGGCTGATAATGGTTCAATTTCTATGGGTGACACCTATAATAAGAACGATGAAAATGCCATATCGTTGGGCCCGAAGTACAATACTGGGGATGAGAATACCATCTCAATGGGCCCCACCTTCAGTAAGGTAGATAACAATTTCATTTCAATTGGCTTCAATAAGGGAAATAGCAGTTTCATAACAATGGGTCACAACTATAGCAAGACAGATGATGGTATATTATCGATGGGTCAGCCCTTCGACAAGGGGGATGGCAATTTTATATCCATGGGTCAGTCATATGAAAAAGGAGATAGCAGTGTCATATCATTGGGTACCTCCTATAACAAGGGGCATGAGAATTTTATTACAATGGCCCCAACATATAGTAAGGCAAATGAGAGTTTTATGTCAATTTCTCCTTCTTATGATAAGAGAAATGATCATATCATATCGATGGGTCCAACCTATGACAAGGCTGATGCCAACATTGTATCAATGGGTCCTTCCTATGACAAAGGAGATTCCAGCGCTTTATCTATGGGTCACAACTATAACAAAGGTGAGGGCAATACCATATCTTTTGGAGGTCTTCGTGATGAGACAAACCCCTCTGGTGGGATCATCAGtacttatgatttattgatgAGTACTCAGAACCCAGCTCAAGCTTCTCATAACCCAGATCAAGCTTCCCAGAACCAAGCTCAAGCTTCTCAGAACCCAGCTCAAGCTTCTGAAGTATCAGGCCAGAAGGATCCGGTCGAGTCCAATGCTGATCCAGTTGTAAATGAAGCTCCAAAAGCTAATTCTAAACCCGATGCCAACTGCAGGAATAAGGAGCCAAAGACAGCCAAGAAGGTTCCTCCTAACAACTTCCCTTCAAATGTCAAAAGTTTGTTATCAACTGGTATGTTTGATGGAGTCCCTGTGAAGTATGTTTCCTGGTCACGTGAG AAAAATCTTAAAGGAGTTATAAAGGGAACTGGGTATTTGTGTTCCTGTGACGACTGTGACAAATCCAAG GCTCTTAATGCTTATGAGTTTGAGCGTCATGCTAATTGCAAGACCAAACACCCAAATAATCACATTTACTTTGAGAATGGAAAGACCATCTATGCTGTTGTTCAAGAGCTGAAGAACACCCCTCAGGAGATGCTGTTTGATGCAATTCAAAATGTGACAGGTTCGCCAATAAATCAGAAGAATTTCCGGATCTGGAAAG CATCATATCAAGCTGCCACCCGTGAACTTCAGCGCATCTATGGAAAGGATGAAGTTACCTTGCCATCTTGA
- the LOC126697428 gene encoding uncharacterized protein LOC126697428 isoform X2 has product MSFQHKGFWMPSNAGCLTNGEMGYDNSSRIEQKRGHQWFMDATGPDLFQNKKQAVDAVNGRPESGGPHMAVFPWDNASGFQSVTGQFNDRLFGSEPLRTINLVDRNISSVDSGNMDIGIKGFENQYGKDPSVGLSMSHTIEDPSSCMGFGGIRKVRVNEVRDSDNCISESMGHSYSRADNGSISMGDTYNKNDENAISLGPKYNTGDENTISMGPTFSKVDNNFISIGFNKGNSSFITMGHNYSKTDDGILSMGQPFDKGDGNFISMGQSYEKGDSSVISLGTSYNKGHENFITMAPTYSKANESFMSISPSYDKRNDHIISMGPTYDKADANIVSMGPSYDKGDSSALSMGHNYNKGEGNTISFGGLRDETNPSGGIISTYDLLMSTQNPAQASHNPDQASQNQAQASQNPAQASEVSGQKDPVESNADPVVNEAPKANSKPDANCRNKEPKTAKKVPPNNFPSNVKSLLSTGMFDGVPVKYVSWSREKNLKGVIKGTGYLCSCDDCDKSKALNAYEFERHANCKTKHPNNHIYFENGKTIYAVVQELKNTPQEMLFDAIQNVTGSPINQKNFRIWKASYQAATRELQRIYGKDEVTLPS; this is encoded by the exons TCTTTTCAGCACAAAGGCTTTTGGATGCCCAGTAATGCTGGGTGTCTAACGAATGGAGAGATGGGTTATGATAATTCATCTAGAATTGAACAGAAGCGTGGTCATCAGTGGTTTATGGATGCCACCGGACCGGATCTATTCCAAAACAAGAAGCAAGCAGTAGATGCTGTAAATGGAAGACCAGAGTCTGGAGGTCCACATATGGCTGTTTTTCCATGGGATAACGCTTCTGGCTTCCAGTCTGTTACAGGGCAATTCAATGACCGCCTCTTTGGATCTGAGCCTTTACGGACTATCAATCTGGTTGATAGGAATATTTCTTCTGTTGATAGTGGAAACATGGATATAGGAATAAAAGGTTTTGAGAATCAGTATGGAAAAGATCCTTCAGTGGGTTTATCTATGTCACATACCATTGAAGATCCCTCATCGTGTATGGGCTTTGGTGGAATTAGAAAAGTTAGAGTCAATGAAGTTAGGGACTCTGACAATTGCATCTCTGAATCCATGGGACACTCCTACAGTAGGGCTGATAATGGTTCAATTTCTATGGGTGACACCTATAATAAGAACGATGAAAATGCCATATCGTTGGGCCCGAAGTACAATACTGGGGATGAGAATACCATCTCAATGGGCCCCACCTTCAGTAAGGTAGATAACAATTTCATTTCAATTGGCTTCAATAAGGGAAATAGCAGTTTCATAACAATGGGTCACAACTATAGCAAGACAGATGATGGTATATTATCGATGGGTCAGCCCTTCGACAAGGGGGATGGCAATTTTATATCCATGGGTCAGTCATATGAAAAAGGAGATAGCAGTGTCATATCATTGGGTACCTCCTATAACAAGGGGCATGAGAATTTTATTACAATGGCCCCAACATATAGTAAGGCAAATGAGAGTTTTATGTCAATTTCTCCTTCTTATGATAAGAGAAATGATCATATCATATCGATGGGTCCAACCTATGACAAGGCTGATGCCAACATTGTATCAATGGGTCCTTCCTATGACAAAGGAGATTCCAGCGCTTTATCTATGGGTCACAACTATAACAAAGGTGAGGGCAATACCATATCTTTTGGAGGTCTTCGTGATGAGACAAACCCCTCTGGTGGGATCATCAGtacttatgatttattgatgAGTACTCAGAACCCAGCTCAAGCTTCTCATAACCCAGATCAAGCTTCCCAGAACCAAGCTCAAGCTTCTCAGAACCCAGCTCAAGCTTCTGAAGTATCAGGCCAGAAGGATCCGGTCGAGTCCAATGCTGATCCAGTTGTAAATGAAGCTCCAAAAGCTAATTCTAAACCCGATGCCAACTGCAGGAATAAGGAGCCAAAGACAGCCAAGAAGGTTCCTCCTAACAACTTCCCTTCAAATGTCAAAAGTTTGTTATCAACTGGTATGTTTGATGGAGTCCCTGTGAAGTATGTTTCCTGGTCACGTGAG AAAAATCTTAAAGGAGTTATAAAGGGAACTGGGTATTTGTGTTCCTGTGACGACTGTGACAAATCCAAG GCTCTTAATGCTTATGAGTTTGAGCGTCATGCTAATTGCAAGACCAAACACCCAAATAATCACATTTACTTTGAGAATGGAAAGACCATCTATGCTGTTGTTCAAGAGCTGAAGAACACCCCTCAGGAGATGCTGTTTGATGCAATTCAAAATGTGACAGGTTCGCCAATAAATCAGAAGAATTTCCGGATCTGGAAAG CATCATATCAAGCTGCCACCCGTGAACTTCAGCGCATCTATGGAAAGGATGAAGTTACCTTGCCATCTTGA